A DNA window from Drosophila sechellia strain sech25 chromosome X, ASM438219v1, whole genome shotgun sequence contains the following coding sequences:
- the LOC6615855 gene encoding achaete-scute complex protein T3, whose protein sequence is MTSICSSKFQQQHYQLTNSNIFLLQHQHHHQTQQHQLIAPKIPLGTSQLQNMQHGQQSNIGPMLSSQKKKFNYNNMPYGEQLPSVARRNARERNRVKQVNNGFVNLRQHLPQTVVNSLSNGGRGTSKKLSKVDTLRIAVEYIRGLQDMLDDGTASSSRHIYNSADESSNDGSSYNDYNDSLDSSQQFLMGATQSAQSHSYHSASPTPSYSGSEISGGGYIKQELQEQDLKFDSFDSFSDEQPDDEELLDYISSWQEQ, encoded by the coding sequence ATGACGAGCATTTGCAGCAGCAAattccagcagcagcattacCAGCTGACCAACAGTAACATTTTCTTGCTGCAACATCAGCATCACCATCAAACGCAGCAACACCAGTTGATTGCTCCGAAAATACCTTTGGGTACCAGCCAACTGCAGAATATGCAGCACGGTCAACAGTCCAATATTGGACCCATGTTGTCCTCCCAGAAGAAGAAGTTCAACTACAACAACATGCCCTATGGCGAGCAATTGCCATCGGTGGCCAGACGAAATGCCCGTGAACGCAATCGCGTGAAGCAGGTGAACAATGGATTCGTCAATCTCCGCCAGCATTTGCCTCAAACTGTGGTAAACTCGCTGTCCAATGGAGGACGTGGTACCAGCAAGAAGTTATCCAAGGTGGACACACTGCGAATCGCCGTTGAATATATTCGAGGACTACAGGACATGCTTGATGATGGCACTGCTTCGTCATCTCGTCACATCTACAATTCCGCCGATGAAAGTAGCAACGATGGCAGCAGCTATAACGATTACAACGATAGTTTGGACAGTTCGCAACAGTTCTTGATGGGAGCCACCCAGTCTGCCCAATCCCACTCCTATCACTCCGCCTCGCCCACGCCGTCGTACTCCGGATCCGAGATTTCCGGAGGGGGCTATATCAAACAGGAACTACAAGAGCAGGACCTCAAATTCGACTCCTTTGATAGCTTCAGTGACGAGCAGCCAGATGACGAGGAGCTGCTCGATTATATTTCATCTTGGCAAGAGCAGTGA
- the LOC6615854 gene encoding achaete-scute complex protein T4 — protein MKNNNNTTKSITMSSSVLSTNDTFPTTINSATKIFRYQHIMPAPSPLIPGGNQNQPGGTMPIKTRKYTPRGMALTRCSESVSSLSPGSSPAPYNVDQSQSVQRRNARERNRVKQVNNSFARLRQHIPQSIITDLTKGGGRGPHKKISKVDTLRIAVEYIRRLQDLVDDLNGGSNNGATNNAVTQLQLCLDESSSHSSSSSTCSSSGHNTYYQNTITVSPLQQQQQLQRQQFNHQPLTALSLNTNLVGTSVTGGDAGCVSTSNNQQTCHSPTSSFNSSMSFDSGTYEGVPQQISTHLDRMDHLDNELHTHSQLQLKFEPYEHFQLDEEDCTPDDEEILDYISLWQEQ, from the coding sequence atgaaaaacaataataacacaACGAAAAGCATTACCATGTCATCGAGTGTGCTGTCCACCAACGATACGTTTCCAACGACCATCAATTCGGCAACGAAGATCTTTCGTTATCAGCACATAATGCCAGCCCCTAGTCCATTGATTCCCGGTGGCAATCAAAATCAACCCGGTGGCACAATGCCAATTAAGACTCGCAAGTATACACCAAGGGGTATGGCACTGACCAGATGCTCCGAATCAGTATCATCTTTATCGCCTGGTTCCTCGCCGGCTCCATATAATGTAGACCAATCCCAGTCGGTCCAAAGGCGCAATGCTCGCGAACGAAATCGTGTGAAGCAGGTGAACAACAGCTTCGCCAGATTGCGGCAACATATTCCACAATCCATAATTACGGATTTGACAAAGGGTGGTGGTCGAGGACCTCACAAAAAGATCTCCAAAGTAGACACACTGCGCATTGCCGTCGAGTACATCCGGAGGCTTCAGGATCTGGTGGATGACCTAAATGGGGGCAGCAATAATGGTGCCACCAACAATGCAGTCACCCAGCTTCAACTTTGTTTGGATGAGTCCAGCAGTCACAGTTCCAGCAGCAGTACTTGCAGTTCCTCAGGGCATAATACCTACTATCAAAACACGATCACTGTCAGTCctctgcagcaacagcagcagctacaGAGACAGCAGTTCAATCACCAACCGCTGACAGCCCTCTCATTAAATACCAACTTGGTGGGCACATCCGTAACAGGCGGAGATGCAGGATGCGTATCCACCAGCAACAACCAGCAAACCTGCCACTCGCCAACATCATCCTTCAACTCCAGCATGTCCTTTGATTCAGGCACCTACGAGGGAGTTCCCCAACAAATATCCACCCACCTGGATCGTATGGATCATCTAGACAACGAATTACACACGCACTCCCAACTTCAGCTAAAATTTGAACCATACGAACATTTTCAATTAGACGAGGAGGACTGCACGCCCGACGACGAGGAGATTTTGGACTACATCTCTCTATGGCAGGAGCAGTGA